The following coding sequences are from one Carassius auratus strain Wakin chromosome 15, ASM336829v1, whole genome shotgun sequence window:
- the LOC113115118 gene encoding alpha-2-macroglobulin-like protein 1 yields MGRLFNNRMKGGVNDNVTITAYITASLLELETPVTDPVVSKGLSCLMSVIEDVKNTYTTALLAYTFSLAKDTDTQQQLFKKLEDVAISDGSHLHWSQSASADDSDSLAVEISSYVLLAVLSADSLTTADLGFANRIVSWFVKQQNAYGGFSSTQDTVVALQALSLYATKVFSADGSSTVTVQSAADTHHFDVNQDNKLLYQEKQLQDVPAKYSIEVNGSACVSVQVAQFYNIPTPTEAKTLSIDAKIEGDCKTLGQNFLLNFTVKYHGPQEMTNMLIVDIKLLSGFTADTSLLTMSISSEVLAQKYVEWVDTKEDHVIVYLTEIPKHISMNYKMQMKQVLPVKNLKPAVVKVYD; encoded by the exons ATG GGAAGACTGTTCAACAACAGAATGAAG GGTGGAGTGAATGATAATGTGACTATAACAGCCTACATTACTGCATCACTACTTGAACTAGAAACTCCAGTAACA GATCCTGTCGTCAGTAAAGGTTTGTCCTGCTTGATGTCTGTCATTGAGGATGTCAAAAACACTTACACCACTGCTCTGCTCGCCTACACCTTCAGTCTGGCTAAAGACACAGACACTCAACAGCAGCTTTTCAAGAAACTGGAGGATGTTGCTATTTCAGATG GGTCTCATCTCCACTGGTCTCAGTCTGCTTCTGCTGAtgactctgattctctggcaGTGGAGATCAGCTCATATGTGCTGCTAGCTGTTCTCTCTGCTGATTCACTCACTACAGCTGATCTGGGCTTTGCTAACAGGATTGTCAGCTGGTTTGTGAAGCAGCAGAATGCCTATGGAGGATTCTCCTCCACACAG GACACAGTGGTGGCTCTTCAGGCTCTGTCTTTGTATGCTACCAAAGTGTTCAGCGCTGACGGCTCCAGCACAGTGACTGTACAGTCAGCAGCAGACACTCACCACTTTGATGTCAATCAGGACAATAAGTTACTGTACCAGGAGAAGCAGCTGCAGGACGTCCCAGCCAAATACAGCATTGAAGTGAATGGCTCAGCCTGTGTGTCTGTGCAG GTGGCTCAGTTCTACAACATCCCGACTCCTACTGAAGCTAAAACACTGAGCATTGATGCAAAGATTGAGGGAGATTGCAAAACACTGGGACAAAATTTCCTTCTGAACTTCACTGTCAA ATATCATGGTCCCCAGGAGATGACTAACATGCTCATTGTGGATATTAAACTTTTATCAGGATTCACAGCTGACACATCATTG CTTACAATGTCAATTAGTTCAGAAGTCCTTGCTCAGAAGTATGTGGAGTGGGTTGACACAAAAGAAGACCATGTCATAGTTTATTTAACAGAG ATTCCAAAACATATTTCTATGAATTACAAAATGCAAATGAAACAGGTTCTTCCAGTGAAGAATCTCAAGCCAGCAGTGGTCAAAGTGTATGATTAA
- the LOC113114596 gene encoding alpha-2-macroglobulin-like: MLDIGRDLSAQVPVTVPDTITSWDTAAFCLSSQGLGLAPPAQHTVLQPFFLELSLPYSIIRGEIFELKATVFNYLSKCIMVKVTPAPFSNYTLKASSDEQYSSCLCAN, from the exons ATGCTGGATATTGGTAGGGACCTATCAGCTCAGGTTCCTGTCACGGTTCCTGACACCATCACCTCTTGGGACACGgcagccttctgtctgtcctcCCAAGGTCTGggtctggctcctcctgctcagCACACAGTTTTACAGCCCTTCTTCCTGGAGCTCTCTCTGCCTTACTCCATCATCCGTGGGGAGATctttgagctgaaggccactgtcttTAACTATCTGTCCAAGTGCATCATG gttaaAGTGACTCCAGCTCCTTTCTCAAACTACACTCTCAAAGCCTCCTCTGATGAACAGTATTCATCCTGTCTGTGTGCTAATTGA